The genomic stretch CGGGCATTGCCTCATTTACAAAATCGATATCCCTTTGACGAAACAATCCGCAAATTTTAATCTTCGTCATTCAATCACCTCTCAAAACAGCCATCTGGCGTTTTTTATCCGGACTGCGCATCAGCGTTTCACCGATCAAAACTCCATCGGTTTTGTTTTCCCTGAGAAGGGCGATATCCGCAGCCGTTTTGATGCCGCTTTCCGATACAAATAGAATATTTCCCGGAATCAGCCCTCTTAGCCTCATACTTGCCGTCATATCCACTTCAAATGTCTTTAAATTGCGATTGTTGATTCCAATTATCCTCGCGCCGGCCTTCAGAGCCGAGTCAACTTCCTCCTCGGTATGGGCTTCCACAAGAGCGGAAAGTCCGAGCCCGTCGGCAATTGCAATATATTCGGTCAATGCGCAAGTATCCAGCAATGCGCAGATGAGAAGTATTGCCGACGCCCCCAAACACTTTGCTTCATAAATCTGATACGAATCCAATATAAAATCTTTCTGAAGGACTGGTATCTTTACCGTCTCGGCAATTCGGACGAGGTAGCCAGCGCTTCCCATGAAATAGAAGGGTTCGGTTAGAACCGAAATTGCCGAAGCTCCCGCGGACTCATACTCTTTTGCAATTGACAAATATGGAAAGTCCTTGTCAATCAGGCCCTTGGACGGCGAGGCCTTCTTCACCTCGCAGATAAATGAGACTCCTGGGCGGCGCATGGCTTTCTCGAACGGGAAACCGGTATCTACAATCATAGCTCCGGCTTCTTCCATAACCCCATTGAAGCTTCTGTTTTTTTTGAGTTCCGCAACTCTCTGCACAGTTTTCGATGCTATTTCGCGCAAGATCATGGCGTCACCTCATTGGAAAGCTCTGCGAAACTTTCGAGTCTGGAAAGAGCCCTTCCGCTGTCGATTGTTTCTTCCGCTAAAACAATTGCCTGCTCCAATTTCAAATCCGGATTGGCCACATGAATGGCGGCTGCGGAGTTGAGTACTGCCGCATCACGCTTGGGGCCTCTTTTGCCGGAGAGAATGTCTCGAATGATCTGTGCATTTTCTGCGGGATCGCCACCCACAAGTTCTTCCTTTTTGCATCTTTTGAAGCCGAACTGTTCCGGTTCTATTACATAGGACGCGAAGGTTCCGTTTCGCACTTCGCAGACAGTGGTAGGCGCGCTCATCGAAATTTCAT from Peptostreptococcaceae bacterium encodes the following:
- the trpC gene encoding indole-3-glycerol phosphate synthase TrpC — translated: MILREIASKTVQRVAELKKNRSFNGVMEEAGAMIVDTGFPFEKAMRRPGVSFICEVKKASPSKGLIDKDFPYLSIAKEYESAGASAISVLTEPFYFMGSAGYLVRIAETVKIPVLQKDFILDSYQIYEAKCLGASAILLICALLDTCALTEYIAIADGLGLSALVEAHTEEEVDSALKAGARIIGINNRNLKTFEVDMTASMRLRGLIPGNILFVSESGIKTAADIALLRENKTDGVLIGETLMRSPDKKRQMAVLRGD